A genomic region of Aeropyrum pernix K1 contains the following coding sequences:
- a CDS encoding TAXI family TRAP transporter solute-binding subunit encodes MNQRLMIAGAAVVIVIILIAGYLLLQGGEEVRLVMGTGSPGGIYNPLGFKIAEVVSKYSDKVEIEAQESGASVANAKGIKAGDYQLAMMQSDVAFFAYNGKLLKDFEGNPVEDLRALAALYPEPIQIVARAGAGIETIWDLEGKRVAVGNPGSGLYATAYTILSALGLWDKIDKVEFGFAEASSAMKQGTVDVLFIVAGVPTPKIEEIATQVDVVLVKVPDDAIQKLKDAGLGNLYLKYTIPAGSYDFQKEDVTTLTVTALLVIDKDVPEDIAYEIVKTMFEHLDEIKTVHARAQDISLDKAPIVPIPLHPGAEKYYKEQGVLS; translated from the coding sequence ATGAATCAGAGGCTAATGATTGCGGGAGCCGCCGTAGTCATAGTTATAATTTTGATAGCTGGCTATCTATTGCTCCAGGGAGGAGAGGAAGTCAGGCTGGTAATGGGTACAGGATCGCCCGGCGGGATTTACAACCCGCTGGGGTTTAAGATAGCAGAGGTTGTCTCGAAGTATAGCGATAAAGTGGAGATAGAAGCCCAGGAGAGCGGAGCCAGCGTCGCTAACGCCAAGGGTATAAAAGCCGGGGACTACCAGCTGGCTATGATGCAGAGCGACGTAGCATTCTTCGCGTACAACGGAAAGCTCCTGAAAGACTTCGAGGGCAACCCCGTTGAGGACCTGAGAGCCCTAGCAGCACTCTACCCAGAGCCTATACAGATAGTAGCTAGAGCCGGGGCGGGAATAGAGACGATATGGGACCTTGAGGGCAAGAGGGTTGCCGTCGGTAACCCTGGCAGCGGTCTATATGCAACCGCGTACACTATACTAAGTGCTCTAGGCCTATGGGATAAGATAGACAAGGTGGAGTTCGGCTTCGCAGAGGCTAGCAGCGCTATGAAGCAGGGCACAGTGGACGTCCTCTTCATAGTGGCTGGAGTGCCCACACCTAAGATCGAGGAGATAGCAACCCAGGTTGACGTTGTGCTCGTTAAGGTTCCAGACGACGCTATACAGAAGCTGAAGGACGCAGGCTTAGGTAATCTATACCTGAAATACACTATACCCGCGGGCAGCTATGACTTCCAGAAGGAGGATGTGACAACGCTTACCGTCACCGCGCTACTAGTGATAGATAAGGATGTGCCAGAGGACATTGCTTACGAGATAGTTAAGACTATGTTCGAGCATCTAGACGAGATAAAGACGGTGCACGCAAGAGCTCAAGACATAAGCCTCGATAAAGCGCCTATAGTGCCTATACCACTGCACCCAGGCGCTGAAAAGTACTATAAGGAGCAGGGGGTACTATCCTAA
- a CDS encoding TRAP transporter permease, translating to MGSDRASEVIRRVIGERDLLGPAAKIVLAVAAFMAFLEVFYVMQFGLVLYRFLESMGLDLPSFYKYPDIFFQLYPAKAIVLSLVIAGAFIIYPISRARGPYDRVPLYDYVLAVIAGLSPFYVVYLYAKYKTVEFTIETLSWLDLAFVLAILVALAEATRRSLGILLPAIMAVFVAYGFIYAYTHPPFGVEGLQVFRRLVTAFISQNQGFLGVPLTVMVYYVFIFLFFSSFLDKLGVGKYITDLMTALFGRKPGGPAKVAVVSSAMMGTISGSSVANTLTTGTFTIPAMKRAGFPPEVAGAIEPVASTGGQLMPPIMGAAAFIMAEFVGIPYGMVVIAALLPAILYFYSIYVFVDKESKKRRLKGLPDSELPPLRPLLVRLYYLLPIPLILIGLLRLAPHHAVMAGILATVAVYVIDTILYGSRSARLSNIFILTLLILLTLVPLVSTPMGLAQSLFFAGGASIVVALVAGLLSGNLRDLAAATVKAVESSFRNSIPVFLAAATASVIQSMITFTNLHKTLGDMLLTLSMGILILLLIATAVFSIILGMGVPTTANYIITATILAGTLAGYLKENLGYAELEATLASHMFVLYYGILADITPPVALAAFVGAVLAGADFWRTAINATIYGFAKYILPFVFVYSPAILIVTVDTWGFEEILRLGYTIAVVLIIIHVASSGFLGWVFDKPLENRLLRAAMVLFSALSVTLNPLVVALALASYATALIYTRRSVA from the coding sequence GTGGGTTCGGATAGGGCTTCCGAGGTTATACGCAGGGTTATCGGAGAGAGAGATCTTCTGGGGCCTGCGGCAAAGATTGTGCTGGCGGTCGCAGCGTTCATGGCGTTTCTAGAAGTTTTCTATGTTATGCAGTTCGGGCTAGTGCTCTACAGGTTTCTGGAGAGCATGGGTCTGGACCTGCCGAGCTTCTACAAGTACCCTGACATATTCTTCCAGCTATACCCTGCAAAGGCTATAGTGCTCAGCCTAGTAATAGCGGGAGCCTTCATAATCTATCCCATCAGCAGGGCGAGAGGCCCCTACGACAGGGTGCCCCTCTACGACTATGTTCTAGCCGTTATAGCAGGCCTGTCCCCCTTCTACGTGGTCTACCTTTACGCTAAATACAAGACAGTAGAGTTCACTATAGAAACGCTCTCGTGGCTAGACCTAGCGTTTGTCCTGGCAATACTAGTGGCCCTCGCAGAAGCCACCAGACGTAGCCTGGGGATACTGCTTCCAGCTATAATGGCTGTTTTCGTGGCCTACGGCTTCATATACGCCTACACACACCCTCCTTTCGGCGTTGAGGGGCTACAGGTCTTCAGGAGGCTAGTAACGGCTTTCATAAGCCAGAACCAGGGCTTCCTGGGAGTGCCTCTCACCGTAATGGTCTACTACGTGTTCATATTCCTATTCTTCAGCTCATTCCTGGACAAGCTCGGGGTCGGGAAGTATATCACAGACCTTATGACAGCCCTTTTCGGCAGAAAGCCCGGGGGGCCCGCTAAGGTCGCCGTAGTCTCTAGTGCTATGATGGGTACGATATCGGGCAGTAGCGTGGCCAACACGCTAACAACGGGGACATTCACCATACCAGCCATGAAGAGGGCAGGTTTCCCGCCGGAAGTCGCCGGGGCTATAGAGCCTGTGGCCTCGACGGGCGGCCAGCTAATGCCCCCTATAATGGGTGCTGCAGCTTTCATAATGGCCGAGTTCGTCGGCATCCCGTACGGCATGGTCGTAATAGCAGCTCTCCTCCCAGCCATACTCTACTTCTACAGCATCTACGTTTTCGTCGATAAAGAGTCTAAGAAAAGGCGCCTGAAAGGGCTGCCCGATAGCGAGCTACCGCCTCTCAGGCCTCTCCTCGTCAGGCTCTACTACCTGCTTCCCATACCGCTTATCCTAATAGGCCTCCTGAGGCTGGCCCCCCACCATGCCGTGATGGCCGGTATACTGGCTACCGTGGCTGTGTACGTGATAGACACGATCCTCTACGGTAGCAGGAGCGCCAGACTCTCCAACATCTTTATACTCACCCTGCTGATACTCTTAACTCTCGTACCTCTCGTCTCAACCCCTATGGGTCTAGCGCAGTCCCTGTTTTTCGCAGGCGGCGCATCTATAGTGGTCGCCCTCGTTGCTGGCTTGTTAAGCGGAAATCTCAGAGACTTAGCCGCAGCCACTGTAAAAGCGGTAGAGTCTAGCTTCAGGAATAGCATACCAGTCTTCCTAGCCGCGGCCACCGCCAGCGTTATACAGTCTATGATAACCTTTACGAACCTCCACAAGACTCTCGGCGACATGCTCCTGACCCTCAGCATGGGGATATTAATACTGCTCTTGATAGCAACCGCCGTGTTCAGCATAATACTGGGCATGGGGGTGCCTACTACGGCCAACTACATCATCACCGCAACTATACTTGCAGGCACGCTAGCGGGATACTTAAAGGAGAACCTAGGCTACGCCGAGCTAGAGGCCACGCTGGCGTCGCACATGTTCGTCCTCTACTACGGGATACTAGCCGACATAACGCCCCCTGTGGCCCTAGCAGCGTTCGTAGGGGCTGTGCTAGCTGGTGCAGACTTTTGGAGGACAGCAATAAACGCTACCATCTACGGCTTCGCGAAGTATATACTGCCTTTCGTGTTCGTCTACTCACCGGCTATACTCATAGTGACAGTGGATACCTGGGGTTTCGAGGAGATTCTAAGGCTTGGATACACTATAGCGGTAGTCCTTATTATAATTCATGTTGCTTCAAGCGGGTTCCTAGGATGGGTTTTTGACAAGCCCCTCGAGAACAGGCTGCTCAGAGCAGCTATGGTGCTTTTCTCCGCACTGTCTGTTACCCTGAACCCCCTGGTAGTGGCTCTAGCTTTAGCTAGCTACGCCACAGCGCTAATTTATACTAGAAGATCTGTTGCGTGA
- a CDS encoding Sec-independent protein translocase subunit TatA/TatB, whose protein sequence is MPIGIPSLGVPELVLILLILLIIFGPSKIPEIARNLGLAVKELRNSISGEGEAASTQQSKKSSGSEKEKES, encoded by the coding sequence ATGCCAATAGGCATACCCAGCCTTGGAGTGCCAGAACTCGTCCTAATACTTCTCATATTATTAATAATATTCGGCCCCTCGAAAATACCCGAGATCGCACGCAACCTAGGCCTAGCGGTAAAGGAGCTAAGAAACAGTATATCAGGCGAGGGCGAAGCAGCCTCGACACAGCAGTCCAAGAAGAGCAGTGGTAGCGAGAAAGAGAAGGAAAGCTAG
- a CDS encoding aspartate aminotransferase family protein: MSGDHGGGLWRDALALFIGGAQGGLRREFHSIEPLIVSWAKGSRIRDYRGREYIDFHMAFGAVALGHNDDDVAARVSEQLNRLVLHGAGVSDAEIEFAKMLIRKFPMYDKVLFTNSGSEAVMMAMRLARAYTGRDVVVKFDGNYHGWHDYSIYNIKNPASKGKTVESKGVPSATASTVEVLPYNDVDALEDYAERFGDRVAAYILEPVAHSMGVIPAEKGFVERLRKLCDTHGSLLIFDEIITFIRASDRGMQDYFGVRADLTTVGKAIANGMPVAAVLGGDNVMELLARGVVSSGTYSGHPLSMAAGVATLEKAEDVGLTRALRSRAEALAGILRDISEDLGVEAAVSQFGGSVSIYFGIDRRPKNLEEALRANGDAYRVFAREMRRRGILVTPNPLKRMHLAYSHSEEELEAFHRAAEEAVRVAKEYL; encoded by the coding sequence TTGAGTGGTGATCACGGAGGCGGTCTCTGGAGGGACGCTCTCGCCCTGTTCATAGGTGGTGCCCAAGGCGGGCTTAGGAGGGAGTTTCATAGTATAGAGCCTCTGATAGTGTCCTGGGCGAAAGGCTCGAGGATAAGGGACTACAGGGGGAGGGAGTACATAGACTTTCATATGGCATTTGGCGCTGTAGCTCTCGGCCATAATGACGATGACGTCGCAGCCAGGGTTAGCGAACAGCTGAACAGGCTTGTTCTCCATGGTGCTGGTGTTAGCGACGCTGAGATAGAATTTGCTAAAATGCTCATCAGAAAGTTTCCGATGTACGATAAAGTGCTATTTACTAATAGTGGTAGTGAAGCCGTAATGATGGCTATGAGACTGGCGAGAGCATACACAGGTAGGGATGTTGTGGTCAAGTTCGACGGCAACTACCACGGGTGGCACGACTACTCGATATACAACATCAAAAACCCGGCGTCAAAAGGTAAGACCGTGGAGTCGAAAGGCGTCCCCTCAGCAACAGCCTCGACAGTAGAGGTCCTCCCCTATAACGATGTCGATGCACTGGAGGACTATGCTGAGAGATTTGGCGACAGGGTTGCCGCCTACATACTTGAGCCTGTGGCCCATAGTATGGGCGTTATACCGGCGGAAAAGGGTTTCGTGGAGAGGTTGAGAAAGCTGTGCGATACCCACGGCTCGCTGCTGATATTCGACGAGATCATAACCTTCATAAGGGCTAGCGACCGGGGGATGCAGGACTACTTCGGCGTAAGAGCGGATCTGACAACTGTAGGAAAAGCCATTGCAAACGGCATGCCTGTTGCGGCGGTTCTCGGTGGTGACAATGTTATGGAGCTGCTGGCTAGAGGGGTTGTGAGCAGCGGAACATACTCCGGCCACCCACTATCTATGGCTGCTGGAGTGGCAACACTTGAAAAGGCGGAGGATGTGGGGCTTACCAGAGCGCTACGTAGTAGGGCGGAGGCTCTGGCAGGTATTCTCAGGGATATATCTGAGGACCTCGGCGTGGAAGCTGCTGTATCCCAGTTCGGGGGCTCGGTAAGCATATATTTCGGCATAGACAGGCGGCCCAAGAATCTCGAGGAGGCTCTGAGAGCCAACGGCGATGCCTACAGAGTCTTTGCGAGGGAGATGAGGAGGAGAGGCATACTGGTGACTCCTAACCCGCTGAAGAGGATGCACCTCGCATACTCCCACAGCGAGGAGGAGCTGGAAGCCTTCCACAGAGCGGCAGAGGAGGCGGTGAGAGTAGCTAAGGAGTACCTATAA
- a CDS encoding TIGR00266 family protein, which produces MVKYVLEKGPAFTILKVELNEGESIWVESGSYMLNKGDIEVKTTMGGGIVRGLLRAVAGGESLFFNIITARSKSEVWIAPPVTGDIAAVELGGEEVYIQDSSYLAHIGDVEVGVGWRGFKGLIAEGELVWVKAKGRGTVFINSFGALEHIRVGPGEKITIDNGHFVAIKGGKWNIRKFGGWKTFFLGGEGVVVDVEGPADLWVQTRNLPAFAGILGKFIPSKS; this is translated from the coding sequence GTGGTTAAGTATGTTCTCGAGAAGGGGCCAGCCTTCACTATCCTTAAAGTAGAGCTTAACGAGGGTGAGAGCATCTGGGTAGAGTCTGGTTCGTACATGCTGAACAAAGGTGATATTGAAGTTAAAACAACCATGGGGGGAGGTATAGTCCGTGGTCTTCTGAGGGCTGTTGCAGGGGGCGAGAGCCTCTTCTTCAACATAATAACTGCTAGGTCGAAGAGCGAAGTCTGGATTGCACCCCCAGTCACCGGCGATATAGCCGCTGTGGAACTTGGGGGAGAGGAGGTTTACATACAGGATTCAAGCTACCTAGCCCACATAGGAGATGTAGAGGTGGGTGTTGGCTGGAGGGGTTTCAAGGGGCTTATAGCTGAGGGCGAGCTTGTCTGGGTAAAGGCAAAGGGCCGTGGAACCGTTTTTATAAACAGTTTCGGCGCGTTGGAGCATATAAGGGTAGGTCCTGGCGAGAAGATTACCATTGACAACGGGCACTTCGTGGCAATAAAGGGTGGAAAGTGGAACATAAGAAAGTTTGGAGGCTGGAAAACCTTCTTCCTAGGCGGAGAGGGAGTTGTAGTCGATGTCGAGGGTCCTGCCGATCTATGGGTCCAGACTAGAAACCTTCCTGCATTCGCCGGCATTCTAGGCAAGTTCATACCAAGCAAGAGCTAG